In Leptospira selangorensis, the following are encoded in one genomic region:
- a CDS encoding helix-turn-helix domain-containing protein: MAKTIYTEEYKIFQKLLKKAREEAGLTQVDVAEALKTPQSFISKIEAGDRRIDVIEFWNLAKLYKKPVEFFFKFDDKAELKSKKKALKAASSTKRKSK; this comes from the coding sequence TTGGCTAAAACAATCTACACCGAAGAATACAAAATTTTCCAAAAGTTGCTTAAGAAAGCACGGGAAGAGGCAGGCCTAACTCAAGTGGATGTTGCCGAGGCACTTAAAACACCTCAATCTTTCATTTCTAAAATCGAGGCGGGAGACAGAAGGATAGACGTTATCGAGTTCTGGAACCTGGCAAAACTATATAAAAAGCCAGTGGAATTTTTCTTCAAGTTCGATGACAAAGCAGAACTTAAATCCAAGAAAAAGGCTCTCAAAGCCGCAAGTTCTACTAAAAGAAAGTCCAAATAA
- a CDS encoding DJ-1/PfpI family protein has product MQETFNIGLLIFPDLTPLDFVGPYEVFSRMKNSKVYVIAETKEPITSERGLPILPDKTLDENIDLDLVLVPGGLGINRLMENEKVLNWLKEKSKTSKYVSSVCTGSLVLAAAGLLNGYKATTHWLSLDVLKLFPEIDVKEDRVIIDRDRITGGGVTAGIDFALQVVAEIQGQKAAEEIQLMIEYNPEPPFLSGHPKTAKPDLVLETIASKKKSQDLRKEIAARSIARLSKS; this is encoded by the coding sequence ATGCAAGAAACGTTCAATATCGGATTACTTATTTTTCCGGATCTAACTCCATTGGATTTTGTAGGTCCTTACGAAGTATTTTCCAGAATGAAAAATTCCAAAGTTTACGTAATTGCAGAAACCAAAGAACCAATTACTTCCGAAAGAGGACTTCCTATTCTTCCCGACAAAACTCTGGATGAAAATATAGATTTGGATTTGGTCTTAGTTCCGGGTGGACTCGGCATAAATCGGCTCATGGAAAATGAAAAGGTCCTGAACTGGTTGAAAGAAAAATCTAAAACCTCCAAATACGTTAGTTCTGTCTGCACTGGTTCTTTAGTTTTGGCGGCCGCCGGTTTATTAAACGGATACAAAGCGACCACGCATTGGCTCTCCTTGGACGTTCTAAAACTTTTTCCGGAAATCGATGTGAAAGAAGATAGAGTAATAATCGATAGAGATCGAATTACCGGAGGAGGAGTCACCGCTGGGATCGATTTTGCACTCCAAGTTGTAGCGGAGATCCAAGGACAAAAAGCGGCAGAAGAAATCCAACTTATGATCGAATACAATCCAGAACCTCCTTTTTTAAGCGGGCATCCCAAAACAGCGAAACCCGATCTGGTTTTAGAAACTATAGCTTCTAAGAAAAAGTCACAAGATCTTAGAAAAGAAATCGCAGCTAGATCCATTGCAAGACTTTCCAAATCTTAA
- a CDS encoding LA_3696 family protein, whose translation MFRRIPRKLEEVLGDEGTDEFIDFINDSFSANKENVVELVSDRFEKRLSEELNALRTEVKEDIAELRLELKADIAGLRIEMTEFKMEVKEEISALRVEMKTEFAEIYKLISAQTRWMLGAIVALTGIFSIIVKL comes from the coding sequence ATGTTTCGCAGAATACCGCGAAAATTGGAAGAAGTATTGGGTGACGAAGGGACGGATGAATTTATTGATTTTATCAACGATTCTTTCTCGGCCAATAAGGAGAATGTGGTGGAACTCGTTTCAGATAGATTTGAGAAAAGACTTTCGGAAGAATTGAATGCACTCCGTACGGAGGTAAAAGAAGATATTGCCGAACTCCGACTGGAGTTAAAAGCAGATATCGCGGGATTGCGAATAGAAATGACAGAGTTCAAAATGGAAGTTAAAGAGGAAATCTCCGCACTAAGAGTCGAAATGAAAACCGAATTCGCAGAAATCTACAAACTTATTTCTGCACAGACAAGATGGATGTTGGGTGCTATCGTAGCTTTGACCGGGATTTTTTCGATCATAGTTAAACTGTAA
- a CDS encoding peroxiredoxin yields MALRLGDVAPDFQAETSDGPIEFHKYLGEGWGILFSHPKDYTPVCTTELGYVAKIKPEFEKRNVKVLALSVDPVDSHKGWIGDINETQNTTVNYPIIADADKKVSGLYDMIHPNASETTTVRSVFVIGPDKKVKLTLTYPASTGRNFDELLRVIDSLQLTANYSVATPANWKHGEDVIIVPSVSDEDAEKKFPKGFKKIKPYLRYTPQPNK; encoded by the coding sequence ATGGCACTTAGATTAGGTGATGTGGCCCCGGATTTCCAGGCAGAAACTTCCGATGGACCGATAGAATTTCATAAATATTTGGGAGAAGGTTGGGGAATTTTATTCTCTCACCCGAAAGATTATACTCCCGTTTGCACCACAGAACTTGGTTACGTTGCGAAAATTAAACCTGAATTCGAAAAGAGAAATGTTAAGGTTCTCGCGTTATCCGTGGATCCGGTAGACTCACATAAAGGTTGGATCGGAGATATCAACGAGACACAAAATACCACTGTAAACTATCCTATCATTGCGGATGCGGACAAAAAAGTTTCCGGTCTTTATGATATGATCCATCCGAATGCGAGTGAGACCACGACTGTTCGTTCTGTATTCGTAATCGGTCCGGATAAAAAAGTGAAACTAACTTTGACTTATCCTGCATCGACTGGAAGGAACTTCGATGAACTTTTGAGAGTGATTGATTCTCTACAATTGACAGCGAATTACAGTGTTGCTACACCTGCAAACTGGAAACATGGAGAGGACGTGATCATTGTTCCTTCCGTTTCTGATGAAGATGCTGAGAAAAAATTTCCGAAAGGTTTTAAGAAAATTAAACCTTATCTGAGATATACTCCTCAACCGAATAAGTAA
- a CDS encoding NADPH-dependent FMN reductase, with the protein MKVLAVSGSLRKGSSNTALLLAAKRIANDSLQITLADPIDRIPHFNPDLDTDSPPKEVQEWRRELKEADAILFSSPEYAFAIPGVLKNALDWIVSSAELYGKPVGLINASPGYGGASKAQEAFLHLLNVLTVKINDDCVLSIPSVNKKVDPEGNIMDEQTEKELKSCLESLERLIQDSKLS; encoded by the coding sequence ATGAAAGTACTCGCCGTCTCCGGAAGTTTAAGAAAAGGTTCTTCCAACACAGCCTTATTACTCGCAGCAAAAAGGATCGCAAATGATTCTTTGCAAATCACACTCGCAGATCCTATAGATCGGATCCCTCACTTTAATCCCGACTTAGATACGGATTCTCCTCCTAAAGAAGTACAAGAATGGAGAAGAGAACTCAAAGAAGCTGATGCAATTCTTTTTTCCAGTCCTGAATATGCATTTGCGATCCCAGGTGTTTTGAAGAATGCATTGGATTGGATCGTATCAAGTGCGGAACTTTATGGAAAGCCGGTTGGGCTCATCAACGCATCTCCGGGTTATGGAGGAGCCTCCAAAGCACAGGAAGCTTTTTTACATTTATTGAATGTACTCACAGTGAAAATAAACGATGATTGTGTCTTAAGTATTCCTTCCGTGAATAAGAAAGTGGATCCGGAAGGAAATATCATGGATGAGCAAACTGAAAAAGAGCTCAAGAGCTGCTTAGAAAGCCTGGAACGTTTGATCCAAGATTCTAAACTTTCCTGA
- a CDS encoding HAD-IA family hydrolase translates to MSSKEHYIFLDVGDTLLTMKKPAGEVYFEVLKEFGLDGSKHPNGYMERAFRKAYAHMTRHPLPDFKDKFHAHADGSEGWWRELLGFFLKEIGSDLEPDPIFQSIFKRFDEPSVWEIDPGFYELVEFAKQRGSGLGIISNWDHRLKQLLASVGVLDYFYPVIVSAEFGYEKPSPLIFQEAEKLAGLSPDKLVYCGDKVELDIVPTRSRGWTAFHKHAEGDIRDLGELTSILKKR, encoded by the coding sequence ATGAGTTCCAAAGAGCATTACATTTTTCTGGATGTGGGAGATACTCTCCTAACGATGAAAAAGCCTGCAGGAGAAGTGTATTTCGAAGTTCTGAAAGAATTCGGATTGGATGGCTCCAAACATCCAAACGGTTATATGGAAAGGGCCTTTCGTAAGGCATATGCCCACATGACGCGTCATCCACTCCCGGATTTCAAAGATAAGTTCCATGCTCATGCGGATGGAAGCGAAGGCTGGTGGAGAGAATTATTAGGCTTCTTCTTAAAAGAAATAGGATCCGATTTGGAACCAGATCCTATTTTCCAATCTATATTCAAACGTTTTGATGAACCTTCGGTCTGGGAAATAGATCCGGGTTTTTATGAGTTAGTAGAATTTGCGAAGCAAAGAGGTTCCGGCCTTGGGATCATCTCCAATTGGGATCATAGACTCAAACAATTATTGGCGAGTGTAGGAGTTCTGGATTATTTTTATCCGGTAATAGTTTCTGCAGAATTCGGATACGAAAAACCTTCTCCTTTGATATTCCAAGAAGCGGAGAAGTTAGCGGGACTCTCTCCAGACAAACTGGTTTATTGTGGTGATAAGGTGGAGTTGGATATTGTGCCAACAAGATCCAGAGGATGGACTGCATTTCATAAACATGCGGAAGGAGATATCCGAGACCTAGGAGAACTTACCTCCATATTAAAAAAAAGGTAG
- a CDS encoding type 1 glutamine amidotransferase domain-containing protein: MKTVLIPIPQIDFDPTEVSVPWKVLKENGYKIIFATPSGTSGEADFRMVTGKGLGILSPVLRAKNDDVLLYRELEKSNEFLNPKKYESVKSDHFDVLLLPGGHAKGMRVYLESESLQILVGNTFAEGKPVAAICHGVLLAARSKNPKTKKSSLYGLKTTGLLKSQELLAWNLTRAWLGDYYRTYPTPLQDEVVSFLESSTDFQEGPMPIARDSFANIKPGFSVLDKSYLSARWPGDAHKFARELPEFFG, encoded by the coding sequence ATGAAGACTGTTCTAATCCCAATCCCTCAAATCGATTTCGATCCTACAGAAGTATCCGTTCCTTGGAAGGTCCTAAAAGAAAACGGATATAAGATCATATTTGCAACCCCAAGTGGAACCTCCGGCGAAGCCGATTTCAGAATGGTAACCGGAAAAGGTTTAGGGATTCTTTCTCCCGTTCTAAGAGCAAAGAATGATGATGTACTTCTTTATAGAGAATTAGAAAAATCGAATGAATTCCTGAATCCTAAAAAATACGAGTCTGTCAAATCAGACCATTTTGATGTTCTACTTCTACCCGGAGGACATGCAAAAGGAATGAGAGTCTATCTGGAATCCGAATCTTTGCAGATATTAGTGGGCAATACATTCGCAGAAGGAAAACCGGTGGCTGCAATTTGCCATGGTGTGCTTCTCGCCGCAAGATCCAAAAACCCTAAAACAAAAAAGTCCAGCTTATATGGACTAAAAACCACAGGACTTTTGAAATCCCAGGAACTTCTGGCCTGGAATTTAACTCGAGCTTGGCTTGGGGATTATTATAGAACTTATCCTACACCATTGCAGGATGAGGTTGTTTCCTTTCTGGAATCCAGCACGGATTTCCAAGAAGGGCCAATGCCTATTGCAAGAGACAGTTTCGCAAATATTAAACCGGGGTTCAGTGTTTTAGATAAGTCTTATCTTTCCGCAAGATGGCCTGGAGATGCACATAAGTTTGCACGAGAGCTTCCTGAATTCTTCGGATAA
- a CDS encoding serine hydrolase domain-containing protein: MSSFFTSTSVKRFFLLSLLILFISNCSALDWGWVRLPSGLAWDQNETLDRNPVEGFRVEFPEELGLDSRPLVEFSKKLRKEKTEVRSLLILKEGNLVFERYAGGISRNHNHNMYSVTKSVVSMLLGICYTNDCGVDLEDSLSTAESSLPGLLPSELRGKESIRLKDALRMSSGMGWDSFPKKEDIRTDADPLAIAWIPAVSSAPGTKFEYSNGDTQLVAGYLEAKTGKTLYEYSKNTAFSWLGFKGEEWNTSKSGRQTAGFGLRLRPIDMAKLGQLYLDGGKWYGRQVLKPEWIAMTLEPGVEKRYGLQFWLHEFEGKPSFMANGKGGQFIYVIPHRKIVLVMTSAIWDKAPDLVLTSALDAIKASLVSTDKIPSPDREEALLRELKISARTSLDPKLKEGADETRIAAEPGMKQNHP; this comes from the coding sequence GTGAGTAGTTTTTTTACAAGTACATCAGTAAAACGTTTCTTTCTTCTCTCCTTACTTATTCTTTTTATTTCTAATTGTAGCGCCCTGGATTGGGGCTGGGTAAGACTTCCTTCCGGACTTGCCTGGGATCAAAACGAAACCTTAGATAGGAACCCAGTCGAAGGTTTCCGAGTAGAGTTCCCGGAAGAATTGGGCCTGGATTCCAGACCTTTGGTGGAATTTTCCAAAAAGCTGAGAAAGGAAAAAACGGAAGTCCGCTCTCTTCTTATCTTGAAAGAAGGGAACCTGGTATTTGAAAGATATGCCGGAGGGATCTCGCGAAATCATAATCATAATATGTATTCTGTGACCAAATCAGTGGTCTCCATGTTATTAGGGATTTGTTATACGAATGATTGTGGGGTGGATTTAGAGGACAGTCTTTCCACTGCCGAGTCCAGTTTACCTGGCCTTCTTCCTTCCGAATTAAGAGGAAAAGAATCGATCAGGCTCAAAGATGCATTACGTATGAGTTCCGGAATGGGATGGGATTCATTTCCTAAAAAAGAAGATATTAGAACTGACGCAGACCCGCTTGCGATAGCCTGGATCCCCGCGGTATCTTCCGCACCCGGAACTAAATTCGAATATTCTAATGGAGATACCCAATTAGTCGCGGGTTATTTGGAAGCTAAGACGGGCAAAACATTATATGAATATTCTAAGAACACTGCATTCTCCTGGTTAGGTTTTAAGGGAGAAGAATGGAATACATCCAAATCCGGCAGACAGACCGCAGGTTTTGGACTTCGCCTAAGGCCTATCGATATGGCAAAGTTAGGACAACTTTATCTGGACGGAGGGAAATGGTATGGTCGTCAGGTATTAAAACCTGAATGGATCGCCATGACCTTAGAACCTGGAGTGGAAAAAAGATACGGACTACAATTCTGGCTTCATGAATTCGAAGGAAAGCCTAGTTTCATGGCGAATGGAAAAGGTGGTCAGTTCATTTATGTGATCCCTCATCGTAAGATCGTTTTAGTGATGACCAGTGCGATCTGGGACAAGGCGCCTGACTTAGTCTTAACTTCTGCCTTAGATGCGATCAAGGCCTCTTTGGTATCTACGGATAAAATCCCTTCTCCAGATAGGGAAGAAGCTCTTCTAAGAGAATTAAAAATATCTGCCAGAACTTCTTTAGACCCTAAGCTTAAAGAAGGAGCAGATGAAACAAGGATTGCAGCGGAACCAGGGATGAAACAAAATCATCCTTAA
- a CDS encoding LIC_10730 family protein, producing the protein MKIKFGILLFFFILNCFFAVDWSSDESGKIKGKASVEDFPEAENANLSKQELSKRGKKGEFKTREEQELFDMMISAGSDQNTARNCAAKYGNCKSQCWTQYPIPKVETVFTAVTVDRKREDCIARCGNLCDDYTPSSSRGSMPNSGKGNYSDPNAPRY; encoded by the coding sequence ATGAAAATTAAATTCGGAATATTACTGTTCTTCTTTATTCTAAACTGCTTTTTCGCAGTAGATTGGAGTTCCGACGAATCAGGAAAGATTAAAGGAAAAGCTTCTGTAGAAGATTTTCCGGAAGCGGAAAATGCCAACCTGAGCAAACAAGAATTATCCAAAAGAGGCAAAAAGGGCGAATTCAAAACTAGAGAAGAGCAGGAACTTTTCGATATGATGATCTCGGCAGGGTCCGATCAGAACACTGCTCGGAATTGTGCCGCCAAATATGGAAACTGTAAAAGCCAATGCTGGACCCAATATCCTATCCCGAAGGTAGAAACTGTTTTTACTGCAGTCACTGTGGATCGTAAGAGAGAAGATTGTATAGCAAGATGCGGCAATCTTTGTGATGATTATACTCCTTCTAGCTCCAGAGGCTCTATGCCTAATTCCGGAAAAGGAAATTATTCGGATCCCAACGCTCCCAGATACTGA
- the cutA gene encoding divalent-cation tolerance protein CutA, with protein MSSSQEILVFTTLADRDLAEEYIAEMLQLGIIVSGTIFPEVALLYQWEGKLTIDSENKILLKAKADKYAAIEEYIMKKHPYLAPEIIKMDVSFGSDKFKAFIKDKIAKGG; from the coding sequence ATGTCTTCATCTCAAGAAATTTTAGTCTTCACTACTCTGGCAGATCGTGACCTAGCGGAAGAATACATCGCAGAAATGCTTCAGCTTGGGATCATTGTGAGCGGCACCATCTTCCCTGAAGTAGCTCTTTTGTACCAATGGGAAGGAAAGCTCACAATCGATTCCGAAAACAAAATTCTTCTAAAAGCAAAAGCAGATAAGTATGCAGCGATCGAAGAATATATTATGAAAAAACATCCTTATCTCGCCCCTGAGATCATCAAAATGGATGTTAGTTTCGGTTCAGATAAGTTTAAGGCTTTTATAAAGGACAAAATCGCGAAAGGAGGCTGA
- a CDS encoding rhomboid family intramembrane serine protease yields MRLDITLITIIATGAITLYTLYVDQNLLDKLILRPFRDSKEGNYYTLATSGFVHADFTHLLFNMLTLYFFGRHVDMVLGPLGFMGLYLASILIANLVSFQKNKADENYASLGASGGTSGIVFASILFYPYSKIFFFFIPIPIPGPIYAILYLAYSYYASKNRQDGINHDAHFYGALTGLAVAILVQPLSLIAFVQYVLSAFI; encoded by the coding sequence ATGAGATTAGACATTACACTTATCACTATAATTGCCACGGGAGCCATAACCCTTTATACATTGTATGTGGATCAGAATCTTTTAGACAAACTGATCCTGAGACCTTTTCGAGATTCTAAAGAAGGGAACTATTATACATTGGCTACCAGTGGGTTTGTTCACGCGGATTTTACTCATTTATTGTTTAATATGCTGACCCTTTATTTTTTCGGAAGGCATGTGGATATGGTGCTCGGGCCTTTGGGGTTTATGGGATTGTACTTAGCAAGTATCCTGATCGCAAATCTGGTCTCTTTTCAGAAAAATAAAGCGGATGAGAATTATGCAAGTTTAGGTGCCTCGGGCGGGACTTCGGGGATCGTATTTGCTTCTATCTTATTCTATCCTTATTCTAAAATTTTCTTTTTCTTTATTCCGATCCCTATACCTGGGCCTATATATGCGATCTTGTATTTGGCGTATTCTTATTACGCTTCTAAAAACAGACAGGATGGGATCAATCACGATGCTCACTTTTATGGTGCGCTCACTGGACTAGCGGTTGCAATCTTAGTACAACCGCTTTCATTGATTGCCTTTGTCCAATATGTGCTGAGTGCGTTTATATGA
- the uvrB gene encoding excinuclease ABC subunit UvrB, translating to MSSIFKIHSNYKAAGDQVQAIEKIGQAFNKGEDKVTLVGVTGSGKTFTMAQVIANMGLPTLVLSHNKTLAAQLFREFKEFFPENAVEYFVSYYDYYQPEAYVPSSDTFIEKDMSMNEEIDKLRLRATSSLLERDDVVIVSSVSCIYGLGSPEEYVNSVVALQKGDIIDRDQVIRKLLHIQYNRNDTDFSRGNFRVRGDSIEVYPAYHTDAFRIEFFGDEVDSISRIHPVTAQVIAKQEKCFIYPAKHFIMSPPLIKDAVKRIKDEMAEQEIKFTKESKFLEAQRIVSRTNYDMEMLQEMGYCNGIENYSRHLTGRKEGERPACLLDYFRGDFLLIVDESHVTIPQVGGMFAGDKARKQTLVDFGFRLPSALDNRPLNFTEFESLTPKTLYVSATPAEYELEKSKTRVEQIIRPTGLLDPNVEVRPTKNQVEDLLVEIRKRIDLGERVLVTTLTKKMSEDLSDYYKELGLKVSYLHSEIETLERIEIIRDLRKGIYDVLIGINLLREGLDIPEVSLVAILDADKEGFLRNYKSLIQTIGRAARNINGTAVLYADKMTDSMTRAIEETKRRRTIQEEHNLKYRISPQTIKKEIADMIERTEKELAPEEYAAEEINKKFREKNFSSKEEMKEKIREEMLKAAKELDFERAALLRDKMLTIKATPTEEK from the coding sequence ATGTCTTCGATATTTAAAATTCATTCTAACTACAAAGCAGCCGGGGATCAAGTCCAAGCTATAGAAAAAATAGGCCAGGCATTCAATAAGGGAGAAGATAAGGTCACCTTAGTGGGTGTGACCGGTTCCGGAAAAACATTCACCATGGCACAGGTGATTGCAAATATGGGACTTCCTACCTTGGTCCTGTCACATAACAAAACTTTGGCGGCTCAATTATTCCGAGAGTTTAAGGAGTTTTTCCCTGAGAATGCGGTAGAATATTTCGTTTCCTATTACGATTACTACCAACCGGAGGCTTACGTACCTTCTTCGGATACTTTTATCGAAAAAGATATGTCAATGAACGAGGAGATAGACAAGCTCAGGCTTCGAGCTACTTCTTCTTTGTTGGAAAGAGACGATGTGGTGATCGTAAGTTCCGTCTCTTGTATTTACGGTTTAGGGTCTCCGGAAGAATATGTGAACTCGGTCGTCGCATTACAAAAAGGAGATATTATAGATAGAGATCAGGTCATTCGTAAACTTCTTCATATACAATACAATCGTAACGATACCGATTTCTCCCGCGGGAATTTCAGAGTTAGGGGAGATTCTATCGAAGTTTATCCTGCATATCACACTGATGCTTTTCGGATCGAATTTTTTGGAGACGAAGTGGATTCGATTTCAAGAATTCATCCGGTTACTGCTCAGGTAATCGCTAAACAGGAAAAATGTTTTATCTATCCCGCAAAACACTTCATCATGTCTCCTCCTTTGATAAAGGACGCAGTCAAAAGAATTAAAGATGAGATGGCGGAACAAGAGATCAAGTTCACCAAAGAGAGTAAATTTTTAGAAGCACAACGTATCGTATCCAGAACAAATTACGATATGGAAATGCTCCAAGAAATGGGATATTGTAACGGGATTGAAAATTATTCCCGTCATCTCACCGGAAGAAAAGAAGGAGAAAGACCTGCTTGCCTTCTAGATTATTTCCGCGGAGATTTTTTACTTATAGTGGATGAGTCTCACGTAACAATTCCTCAGGTGGGTGGAATGTTCGCAGGAGATAAAGCACGTAAACAAACTCTGGTGGATTTTGGATTCAGATTACCTTCCGCCTTAGATAACAGACCTTTAAACTTTACGGAATTCGAATCTTTAACTCCTAAAACTCTTTATGTATCTGCAACACCTGCGGAATACGAATTGGAGAAGAGTAAAACAAGAGTAGAACAGATCATTCGTCCTACAGGACTTTTAGATCCGAATGTAGAAGTTCGACCTACCAAAAACCAAGTCGAAGACCTCCTTGTTGAGATCCGAAAAAGAATAGATCTGGGTGAAAGGGTCTTAGTTACCACTTTGACCAAAAAGATGTCGGAAGACCTCTCCGATTATTATAAAGAGCTAGGACTGAAAGTTTCTTATCTACATTCCGAGATAGAAACCTTAGAAAGGATAGAGATTATCCGGGATTTGAGAAAGGGAATTTATGATGTTCTAATAGGGATTAATCTTTTGAGAGAAGGTTTAGATATCCCTGAGGTCTCTCTTGTTGCCATTTTGGATGCAGATAAAGAAGGTTTTTTAAGAAATTATAAATCTTTAATACAAACGATCGGTAGGGCCGCGAGAAATATCAACGGAACTGCAGTATTGTACGCCGACAAGATGACTGATTCTATGACGAGAGCCATAGAAGAGACCAAAAGAAGACGAACGATCCAGGAAGAACATAACCTGAAATATAGGATCTCTCCTCAAACGATCAAAAAGGAAATTGCCGATATGATCGAAAGAACAGAAAAAGAACTGGCTCCTGAAGAATATGCGGCGGAAGAGATCAATAAAAAGTTCAGAGAGAAAAACTTCTCTTCTAAAGAAGAAATGAAAGAGAAAATCAGAGAAGAAATGTTAAAAGCAGCCAAAGAATTGGATTTCGAGAGGGCGGCACTTCTCCGAGATAAAATGCTTACGATCAAAGCGACTCCTACAGAGGAAAAATGA
- a CDS encoding ATP-binding protein, giving the protein MSFSLGEIETRIRELLANGLTGNSQDFHAWIRMDTLRKFREEPSFSPDWVPKVLDELVTSGEAAKSKLDPREYTLSAESSLRKKTSKNEEYLLLGRTEFQPMQYVRSRMESFLRANGIDEDMIVDLTIGSIEAVENAVKYGDGGNVEVAYTIEKSGIFKIRLVNNLRELNIEEDIERGKFSSTATLMRGMMVMQKLFDKMDLEILEDKRQALFMAEKILPK; this is encoded by the coding sequence ATGTCCTTTTCCCTAGGAGAGATAGAAACCCGCATTCGGGAACTCCTAGCAAACGGTTTAACAGGTAATTCCCAGGATTTCCATGCGTGGATCCGTATGGACACTCTCCGAAAATTCAGAGAAGAACCTTCCTTCTCACCTGACTGGGTTCCAAAAGTTCTAGACGAACTTGTTACCTCCGGAGAAGCAGCAAAAAGTAAATTAGATCCTAGAGAATATACTCTCTCCGCTGAATCTTCTCTCCGTAAAAAAACTTCTAAGAATGAAGAGTATCTTCTTCTTGGCCGCACAGAATTCCAACCAATGCAATATGTTCGAAGCAGAATGGAATCTTTCTTAAGAGCCAACGGAATAGACGAGGACATGATTGTGGACCTGACTATCGGTTCCATCGAGGCAGTGGAAAATGCCGTCAAATACGGTGACGGTGGAAATGTAGAAGTCGCCTATACAATCGAAAAAAGTGGAATTTTTAAGATCCGACTGGTGAACAACCTAAGAGAATTGAATATCGAAGAAGATATAGAAAGGGGAAAATTTTCTTCCACAGCCACTCTCATGAGAGGGATGATGGTAATGCAAAAATTATTCGATAAAATGGATCTGGAAATCTTAGAGGATAAGAGACAGGCCTTATTTATGGCCGAAAAAATCCTTCCGAAGTAA
- a CDS encoding tRNA (cytidine(34)-2'-O)-methyltransferase: protein MALRIALYRPEIPPNTGNIARLCVALGAELHIVGEPAFELSEKAARRAGLDYWDKLKLTLHPSWVDFSKSLDADSKLYLISTKGEVSYTTPQYGENDVFLFGNETSGLPQEIFQSEIPNGILRIPMEEDCRCLNLSNAVAVIAYEALRQIRRW, encoded by the coding sequence ATGGCTCTTCGGATAGCGCTGTATAGACCGGAGATACCGCCCAATACGGGAAATATCGCCCGACTATGCGTCGCCTTAGGAGCGGAGTTGCATATCGTAGGAGAACCTGCCTTCGAGTTGTCTGAAAAAGCGGCAAGAAGAGCAGGGTTAGATTATTGGGATAAACTAAAATTGACCCTCCATCCAAGTTGGGTGGATTTCTCAAAATCTTTGGACGCCGATTCCAAATTATATTTAATATCTACTAAGGGTGAAGTTTCTTATACAACTCCTCAATATGGGGAGAATGACGTATTTTTATTCGGAAATGAAACATCAGGATTGCCTCAGGAAATTTTTCAATCCGAGATCCCTAACGGAATCCTAAGAATTCCGATGGAAGAAGATTGTAGATGTTTAAATTTGAGTAACGCAGTCGCGGTAATCGCATACGAGGCATTACGCCAAATCCGTCGTTGGTGA